From a single Natronorubrum tibetense GA33 genomic region:
- a CDS encoding XdhC family protein: MTRSNWSVPETEVVQRVHERLDGDRTDVLATIVDVEGNAYRRPGAKMLLDEAGEGVGSITAGCLEDELLVAAESVRERGRPELVTYDLMEDDDDVWGLGVGCNGIIDVLLEPLTDAYRPAVEAFDEGRSVAVLTVLEGGDGGDEGDGRDRRDGGDALLARGDRAYYHPDEGLLATPDGEPATAWPDELTGPAADLAERGRADTVELDVSGTQLEVFIDGLAAPTELVIFGSGHDVGPVTELAAKNDFRVTVVSFRGSVDLQARFPDADATVTTSPASIDEAIDLDDCTYAVVMTHNFVDDRLTVERLLDSPVPYVGLMGPHKRFEEMVEAFESEGTTFDDAALSSLYTPMGLDLGGGSPYQIAHSIVAEVLSVSNDRTPDHLRTREGHIHDRVSVDSTDDIPSQ; encoded by the coding sequence ATGACACGAAGTAACTGGAGCGTTCCGGAAACCGAGGTGGTACAGCGCGTTCACGAACGACTCGATGGGGACAGGACCGACGTCCTCGCGACGATCGTCGACGTCGAGGGGAACGCCTACCGGCGGCCGGGCGCGAAGATGCTCCTCGACGAAGCGGGCGAGGGCGTCGGCAGCATTACGGCCGGCTGTCTCGAGGACGAACTGCTCGTCGCGGCGGAGTCGGTTCGCGAACGCGGCCGGCCGGAGCTGGTGACGTACGATCTGATGGAGGACGACGACGATGTCTGGGGCCTCGGCGTCGGCTGTAACGGAATCATCGACGTCCTGCTCGAGCCGCTGACCGACGCCTACCGGCCGGCCGTCGAGGCGTTCGACGAGGGTCGAAGCGTGGCCGTTCTCACCGTGCTCGAGGGCGGGGACGGGGGAGATGAGGGGGACGGAAGAGACCGAAGAGATGGCGGAGACGCGCTCCTCGCTCGCGGCGATCGGGCGTACTACCATCCCGACGAAGGACTCCTCGCGACGCCGGACGGCGAGCCGGCGACGGCGTGGCCCGATGAACTCACGGGCCCAGCGGCCGATCTCGCCGAGCGCGGCCGAGCCGATACCGTCGAACTCGACGTTTCGGGTACGCAACTCGAGGTGTTTATCGACGGTCTCGCGGCCCCGACGGAGCTGGTCATCTTCGGTTCCGGCCACGATGTCGGGCCGGTCACCGAACTGGCCGCGAAGAACGACTTCCGGGTTACCGTGGTCAGCTTTCGCGGAAGCGTCGATCTCCAGGCGCGGTTCCCCGACGCCGACGCGACGGTGACGACGTCGCCAGCCTCGATCGACGAGGCGATCGATCTCGACGATTGCACGTACGCGGTCGTCATGACGCACAACTTCGTCGACGATCGGCTAACGGTCGAACGGTTGCTCGACTCGCCCGTTCCGTACGTGGGGCTGATGGGGCCACACAAGCGATTCGAGGAGATGGTCGAGGCGTTCGAGAGCGAGGGGACGACGTTCGACGACGCGGCGCTGTCGTCGCTGTACACGCCGATGGGTCTCGATCTCGGCGGCGGTTCACCCTACCAGATCGCACACAGTATCGTGGCGGAGGTGCTTTCGGTGTCCAACGACCGGACGCCGGATCACCTGCGAACCCGCGAGGGGCACATCCACGATCGCGTCAGCGTCGATTCGACGGACGATATCCCTTCGCAGTAG
- a CDS encoding Rossmann-like domain-containing protein, with amino-acid sequence MIDLIRPAIVDRLRSRGITEGVTVERVTIGKAAVLVELAGVCTAVRSEPELTESDERVRTTGLAHRPSGEPVSTDDVDLETLLRWATLEPDESGDESDRDGDGTETGESTRSDAMADGDTALRIALGVATINALSAPFVDWRTGDPMTLLDPSVDVIATVGVFRPAFRKFSDVDVRVIERRDVGPISAPDDVRITTFRPTEATAAMADADVVFITGSVFVYGGLERYLEAAPAEAAVVLIGATASGLPEPMFEAGVDVVAGADVVAPDRVREAVRGGACGTDLHDAGVRKVYTVADGVADLDRGLRGPATANERTRRSERRSETTDGSDSNQ; translated from the coding sequence GTGATCGACCTCATCCGACCGGCCATCGTCGACCGACTCCGTAGTCGCGGGATTACAGAGGGCGTCACGGTGGAGCGCGTGACGATCGGCAAGGCGGCGGTGCTGGTCGAACTGGCCGGCGTCTGCACAGCGGTCCGTTCCGAACCCGAACTCACGGAGTCTGACGAGAGAGTACGGACGACCGGGCTTGCCCACCGACCGTCGGGGGAGCCGGTGTCGACCGACGACGTGGATCTCGAGACGCTCCTCCGGTGGGCGACACTGGAGCCCGACGAGTCGGGGGATGAATCGGATCGCGACGGTGACGGCACCGAGACGGGTGAATCGACCCGTAGCGACGCGATGGCGGACGGAGACACCGCGCTTCGAATCGCGCTGGGCGTCGCTACGATCAACGCACTGTCTGCGCCGTTCGTCGACTGGCGGACCGGGGATCCGATGACGCTGTTGGATCCGAGCGTAGACGTGATCGCGACGGTTGGCGTCTTCAGACCCGCATTCCGGAAGTTCTCGGACGTGGACGTTCGGGTGATCGAACGCAGAGATGTCGGCCCCATCTCCGCGCCAGACGACGTGCGCATCACGACGTTCCGGCCGACCGAAGCGACCGCGGCGATGGCCGACGCGGACGTCGTATTCATCACCGGCTCCGTGTTCGTCTACGGCGGTCTCGAGCGGTATCTCGAGGCCGCACCGGCGGAAGCGGCGGTCGTCCTGATCGGCGCGACGGCGTCGGGGCTTCCGGAACCAATGTTCGAGGCCGGTGTTGACGTCGTCGCCGGGGCCGACGTGGTCGCTCCCGATCGGGTTCGCGAGGCCGTCCGGGGTGGGGCGTGCGGAACTGACTTGCACGACGCCGGCGTACGGAAGGTGTATACGGTAGCCGATGGCGTCGCCGACCTGGACCGGGGGTTACGGGGACCAGCAACGGCGAACGAACGCACGAGACGAAGCGAGCGGCGGAGCGAAACGACCGATGGGAGCGATTCGAACCAATGA
- a CDS encoding VWA domain-containing protein produces MTPRRNPSEAEGDAGKLETEAELETESNDDGLDQPPGRHTAPDFEAARKHVLTELVRFVGRLRREGASVPASGALEGARALAVVGFADRGVAADALRATLLTESADTDVFDAEFPTFWHRLRTGIDRISTHDDSPARDGGNSDESNRHAASLQGSDVPSETEPPPPESDDGAESVDVRLATGRRHATGERPESDGDDGDDARLYSAVGRREPVEATPAPLTADETAAVDRFLDALSTIPGRRTRLAATGDRIDARRALRASLGTGGTAVDLPTRERVPSELHCCLLIDVSGSVLDTIDRDTLLAVADRLQATARRSSVFLFDTDLVEATEQFARADGDPAGALRDAEIEWGGGTRIGDAFDALRRRHPYAVDRRTVVVVISDGLDVGDQEILEESVTWLAGRADALVWLNPLAVSPAYEPRSRGMATALPYVDALFGFATPTDLDEATRQLERYGIDGPVGFEHDPRRRRSAVESADGGGDRE; encoded by the coding sequence ATGACGCCGCGCCGGAACCCGTCCGAGGCCGAGGGGGATGCAGGCAAACTCGAGACCGAGGCCGAACTCGAAACCGAGTCCAACGACGACGGACTCGATCAACCACCGGGCCGTCACACGGCCCCGGACTTCGAGGCGGCGCGCAAACACGTGCTGACGGAACTCGTTCGCTTCGTGGGTCGACTCCGCCGCGAGGGCGCTAGCGTCCCGGCGAGTGGGGCGCTCGAGGGTGCACGAGCGCTCGCCGTGGTCGGGTTCGCCGATCGCGGCGTCGCCGCCGACGCGCTTCGGGCGACTCTGCTCACGGAGTCGGCCGATACTGACGTTTTCGACGCGGAGTTCCCGACCTTTTGGCACCGCTTGCGGACCGGGATCGATCGGATTTCGACACACGACGACTCGCCTGCGCGAGACGGCGGCAATTCCGACGAGTCGAATCGTCACGCGGCGTCGCTACAGGGATCGGACGTGCCATCGGAGACGGAACCACCGCCGCCGGAATCGGACGACGGGGCCGAGAGCGTAGACGTCCGTCTCGCGACCGGTCGCAGGCACGCGACCGGCGAGCGGCCGGAGTCCGACGGCGACGACGGTGACGACGCGCGGCTGTACAGCGCCGTCGGACGGCGCGAACCCGTCGAAGCGACGCCGGCTCCGTTGACTGCCGACGAGACCGCCGCAGTCGATCGGTTTCTCGACGCGCTGTCGACGATTCCCGGCCGCCGAACGCGCCTCGCCGCCACCGGCGATCGGATCGACGCCCGGCGTGCGCTTCGCGCCAGTCTGGGGACCGGCGGCACCGCGGTGGACCTCCCGACCCGCGAGCGGGTGCCGAGCGAACTCCACTGCTGTCTGCTGATCGATGTCAGCGGCTCCGTTCTGGACACGATCGACCGCGACACGCTGCTTGCGGTCGCGGACCGACTGCAAGCCACCGCGCGGCGGTCGTCCGTCTTCCTGTTCGACACGGACCTCGTCGAGGCGACCGAGCAGTTCGCGCGAGCCGACGGCGACCCCGCCGGAGCGCTGCGCGACGCCGAAATCGAGTGGGGCGGCGGGACGCGGATCGGCGACGCGTTCGATGCACTCCGGCGACGCCATCCCTACGCGGTGGATCGGCGAACGGTCGTCGTCGTCATCAGCGACGGGCTCGACGTCGGCGACCAGGAGATCCTCGAGGAGAGCGTCACCTGGCTCGCGGGCCGGGCCGACGCGCTCGTCTGGCTCAACCCGCTCGCGGTGTCGCCGGCGTACGAGCCGCGGTCGCGGGGAATGGCGACCGCCCTCCCCTACGTGGATGCGCTGTTCGGCTTCGCGACGCCAACCGATCTCGACGAGGCGACGCGACAGCTCGAGCGCTACGGGATCGACGGCCCGGTTGGGTTCGAGCACGATCCCCGGCGCAGGCGATCCGCTGTCGAGAGCGCCGACGGCGGGGGTGATCGTGAGTGA
- a CDS encoding AAA family ATPase, with product MTDETPTIAFDTVSESTLRERFEELNYVADDRLVTTVYLALQLGRPLLVEGPPGSGKTELGKVLAEGFETELIRLQCYEGLTAENALYEWNYTKQLLAVQSNEGRVGATGAVEGGTADSGALDGPNASNATDTPDSSGSDADRPRSVFDDEYLLERPLLRALTAGEDRSPVLLIDEIDRADEAFEAFLLELLSDYQVSIPELGTVSAENPPIVVLTSNRTRGLSDALKRRCLYLHVEPPSFETEYEIVSRKVPELDAAIAAEVCAVVERLREESFLKRPGVAETLDWARAVATLRAEGDRESLSADEIERTIGCLLKEVEDVERIDGSLLERLRDAATAARDRTDAPDP from the coding sequence ATGACCGACGAGACGCCGACTATCGCGTTCGATACGGTCTCGGAATCCACGCTTCGCGAGCGGTTCGAGGAACTGAACTACGTCGCCGACGACCGCCTCGTCACGACGGTGTACCTCGCGTTGCAACTCGGGCGGCCGCTCCTCGTCGAGGGACCGCCCGGCAGCGGGAAGACCGAACTGGGGAAAGTCCTCGCCGAGGGGTTCGAGACGGAGCTGATTCGGCTCCAGTGTTACGAGGGGCTGACCGCCGAAAACGCGCTCTACGAGTGGAACTACACGAAACAATTGCTCGCGGTCCAGTCGAACGAGGGACGGGTCGGCGCGACGGGGGCGGTCGAGGGCGGAACGGCCGATTCGGGCGCTCTGGATGGACCGAACGCGTCGAACGCGACGGACACCCCGGACAGCTCCGGGTCGGACGCCGACCGACCACGCTCCGTGTTCGACGACGAGTACCTCCTCGAGCGACCCCTCCTGCGCGCGCTCACCGCGGGGGAGGACCGATCGCCGGTCCTGCTGATCGACGAGATCGACCGCGCGGACGAGGCGTTCGAGGCCTTCCTGCTCGAGCTCCTCTCGGATTATCAGGTATCGATTCCGGAGCTGGGGACGGTCAGCGCGGAGAATCCGCCGATCGTCGTCCTCACGTCGAACCGAACCCGCGGACTGAGCGACGCGCTCAAACGCCGGTGTCTCTACTTGCACGTCGAGCCCCCGTCGTTCGAGACGGAGTACGAAATCGTCTCCCGCAAGGTGCCGGAGCTCGACGCCGCGATCGCGGCCGAAGTGTGCGCCGTCGTCGAACGCCTGCGAGAGGAATCGTTCCTCAAACGGCCCGGCGTCGCCGAGACGCTCGACTGGGCTCGAGCGGTGGCCACACTGCGAGCCGAAGGCGACCGCGAGTCGCTCTCGGCGGACGAAATCGAGCGCACAATCGGCTGCCTGCTCAAGGAAGTCGAGGATGTCGAACGGATCGACGGCTCGCTCTTGGAACGACTTCGCGACGCCGCGACAGCGGCTCGCGACCGAACCGACGCGCCCGACCCATGA